In one window of Gammaproteobacteria bacterium DNA:
- a CDS encoding LacI family DNA-binding transcriptional regulator has product MQKVTIQTVADRANVSIKTVSRVINKETGVRDTTRDKVRAAIQELGYEPSPAARALASNSSKLIGLIYDNPSAAYITFVQDGALKACYENGYNIVIHPCEFSTVGLTEELITMVQRSRLDGLLLTPPLTDNQELIEALLEKKIPIASIAPSKTSQEYSSVSCNDAEVVYDITNYLIKSGHSKIGFIKGHTQHGAALKRYNGYVRSLKSANIAFEKDYVVQGDFSFASGVIAARKLLRLQDRPTAIFAANDYMAAGVVRIANELGISVPDELAVVGFDDAPVSRQIWPSLSTVKQPVSQMAEAAANLLIAKIKDPALKPEHQIYKAELLIREST; this is encoded by the coding sequence ATGCAGAAAGTTACAATTCAAACTGTTGCTGATCGTGCCAATGTGTCGATCAAAACAGTTTCCCGTGTTATTAATAAAGAAACCGGGGTGCGTGATACTACCCGTGACAAGGTGCGTGCTGCTATCCAGGAATTGGGGTACGAACCCAGTCCTGCTGCACGTGCGCTGGCGAGTAATAGTTCTAAACTGATTGGCCTGATCTACGATAACCCGAGTGCTGCATATATCACATTTGTGCAAGACGGCGCCCTGAAAGCCTGTTATGAGAATGGATACAATATTGTAATTCACCCGTGTGAGTTCTCGACTGTAGGCCTTACTGAAGAATTAATTACAATGGTTCAGCGCTCCAGACTGGATGGACTGCTTTTGACACCGCCGTTAACCGACAATCAGGAATTGATCGAGGCTTTGCTGGAGAAAAAAATTCCAATCGCGAGTATTGCGCCATCTAAAACCAGTCAGGAATACTCATCAGTCTCCTGTAATGACGCAGAAGTGGTTTATGATATTACCAATTACCTGATCAAGTCTGGTCATTCCAAGATCGGTTTTATCAAGGGTCATACACAACATGGAGCAGCGCTTAAACGCTACAACGGTTATGTAAGGTCATTGAAGTCTGCAAATATTGCTTTCGAAAAAGATTATGTTGTGCAAGGTGATTTTTCCTTTGCATCCGGCGTCATCGCAGCACGCAAGTTGCTTAGATTACAAGATCGACCAACAGCAATTTTTGCCGCCAATGATTATATGGCAGCCGGGGTTGTCAGGATTGCCAATGAATTGGGAATTTCTGTGCCGGATGAACTCGCTGTTGTTGGTTTTGATGATGCGCCGGTTTCCAGACAGATCTGGCCCTCTTTGTCCACTGTCAAACAACCGGTGTCACAAATGGCCGAAGCAGCGGCGAATTTACTAATCGCAAAAATCAAAGATCCGGCATTAAAACCGGAACATCAGATCTATAAAGCGGAATTACTCATCCGGGAATCAACTTGA
- a CDS encoding SapC family protein yields MSNHIALSRAEHREIRINTDHSVELGDAVMSCVTTPNEFRSVQNHYPILFQLNAERDEYRTVALFGFTQGENLFLQNGKWDARYRPLAIDIQPFLIGLPKEGQGDHQVHVDMDSPRVNLEHGTRVFDQDGNATEYLEKITQKLHALHNGYQSCPAFINYLNKYELIEPLVLEIELLDGSVNRLVGFHGINEEKLQALDGYALNELHQKNYLLPIFMILASMSNIVDLVERKNQLISND; encoded by the coding sequence ATGAGCAATCACATTGCATTATCCAGAGCCGAACATAGAGAGATACGTATAAACACGGATCATTCGGTTGAACTGGGGGACGCAGTCATGAGCTGCGTAACGACTCCCAATGAATTTCGCAGTGTGCAAAATCATTATCCGATCCTGTTTCAATTAAATGCCGAACGTGACGAATATCGGACAGTGGCACTTTTCGGCTTCACTCAGGGTGAAAATCTTTTTTTGCAAAATGGTAAATGGGATGCGCGTTACCGCCCGCTGGCAATTGATATACAGCCATTTTTGATCGGTCTGCCGAAAGAAGGTCAAGGCGATCATCAAGTTCATGTTGATATGGATAGCCCAAGAGTAAATTTAGAGCATGGAACCAGAGTTTTTGATCAGGATGGTAATGCAACTGAATATCTGGAAAAGATCACACAAAAACTTCATGCTCTGCACAATGGTTACCAAAGTTGTCCTGCCTTTATCAATTATTTAAACAAGTATGAACTGATCGAGCCACTGGTCCTGGAAATTGAATTACTCGACGGATCGGTAAATCGTCTGGTTGGATTTCACGGAATCAATGAGGAAAAACTACAGGCACTGGATGGATATGCACTCAATGAATTGCATCAGAAGAATTATTTGCTCCCAATTTTCATGATCCTTGCATCCATGTCAAATATTGTTGACCTGGTTGAACGCAAGAATCAGCTCATTTCAAATGACTAG
- the tal gene encoding transaldolase, which produces MSNKLEQLRSMTDVVADTGDIEAIRRYQPQDATTNPSLLFKAAQMPQYAGLVKNAIEFAKTQNGSNQDMLDACLDKLAVSIGSEILNIVPGRVSTEVDARLSFDQQASMAKARRLINMYEQAGFGKERILIKLASTWEGIRAAEELEKEGINCNLTLLFSFSQAAACAEAGVFLISPFVGRILDWYKKETGKESYPALEDPGVLSVTRIYNYYKQQGFNTVVMGASFRNTGEIEALAGCDRLTISPQLLQQLSEDNGQLERRLSPERSDRSDKRVIESEAEFRFSNAQDAMATEKLAQGIRGFVSDTLKLEKYLQAKQ; this is translated from the coding sequence ATGAGCAATAAACTCGAACAATTAAGATCCATGACAGACGTAGTTGCAGATACCGGTGATATCGAAGCCATTCGCCGTTATCAACCACAAGACGCAACCACCAATCCTTCGCTGTTATTCAAGGCGGCCCAGATGCCGCAATACGCAGGCCTGGTAAAAAATGCCATCGAATTCGCAAAAACCCAAAATGGCAGTAATCAAGACATGCTGGATGCGTGCCTGGACAAACTTGCGGTTTCGATCGGTAGTGAAATTTTGAATATTGTTCCCGGTCGTGTTTCTACCGAAGTTGATGCGCGTTTGTCATTTGACCAACAAGCCTCCATGGCTAAAGCCAGACGTCTTATCAACATGTACGAACAAGCGGGGTTCGGTAAAGAGCGAATACTGATTAAACTTGCCTCCACCTGGGAAGGCATACGGGCTGCGGAAGAATTGGAAAAAGAAGGCATTAACTGCAACCTCACTTTACTCTTCAGTTTTAGCCAGGCCGCCGCCTGTGCAGAAGCCGGGGTATTTTTAATCTCGCCTTTTGTGGGCCGTATACTCGACTGGTACAAAAAGGAAACTGGCAAAGAGTCTTACCCGGCGCTTGAAGACCCGGGCGTCCTATCCGTTACTCGAATTTATAACTATTACAAACAACAAGGCTTTAATACGGTGGTCATGGGAGCCAGTTTTCGAAACACCGGTGAAATTGAAGCGCTCGCGGGTTGTGACCGGCTCACCATCAGTCCGCAATTATTACAACAACTGAGTGAAGACAACGGTCAACTGGAACGCCGTTTGTCACCGGAAAGATCCGATCGATCAGATAAGCGTGTAATAGAAAGTGAGGCTGAGTTTCGATTCAGTAACGCCCAAGACGCCATGGCAACCGAGAAACTCGCTCAGGGTATACGCGGATTTGTCAGTGATACATTAAAACTTGAAAAGTATTTACAAGCCAAACAATAA
- the glk gene encoding glucokinase, with translation MLSIQGNNIPDTAIKIVGDIGGTNARFACVTDEGNFYHKVKIYPCADFPNIDDALEMYIDHLRSLSVDGIVNLQEVCLAIAGPVYHDIIDLPNNHWVFSRTKLQRVIGVPVQVINDFTAQTLSLDLLAEDELIWFDDMRPSPRGIRTVIGPGTGLGIAIQTPNGEIIPSEAGHIAFAPRNKHQVDILNLLWQRYSRVSVERILSGGGIENLYWANSSLDGREKNIDASDIIGLVNRNDPIAEKTLDDFFRILACFCGDMAMTAWSTGGVYLSGGILPKLQEFLDMKTFRERFQDKGRFTEFCRTVPIALVKAEQPGLLGCVAAVQKNQES, from the coding sequence ATGTTATCCATCCAGGGCAACAATATTCCTGACACGGCAATTAAGATCGTAGGTGATATCGGTGGTACCAATGCACGCTTTGCGTGTGTGACCGACGAGGGGAATTTTTATCACAAGGTCAAGATCTACCCTTGTGCCGATTTTCCCAATATCGATGATGCATTGGAAATGTACATCGATCATTTACGCTCCCTGTCGGTTGATGGCATAGTAAATTTGCAAGAAGTATGTCTGGCGATTGCAGGACCTGTCTACCACGACATTATCGACTTACCGAATAACCATTGGGTGTTCAGTCGCACCAAACTACAGCGCGTTATCGGTGTGCCAGTTCAGGTAATTAATGATTTCACTGCACAAACATTGTCTCTGGATTTATTGGCTGAAGATGAATTGATCTGGTTTGATGATATGCGTCCTAGCCCACGCGGTATCCGTACCGTCATAGGACCGGGAACCGGTCTCGGCATCGCGATCCAGACGCCAAATGGTGAAATTATCCCTTCCGAAGCCGGGCATATTGCCTTTGCACCCCGTAACAAACATCAAGTGGATATTTTAAATTTACTTTGGCAGCGATATTCACGGGTCTCGGTTGAAAGGATTCTTTCGGGTGGCGGGATAGAGAATCTTTATTGGGCTAACAGTAGTCTGGATGGCAGGGAAAAGAACATTGATGCTTCCGATATTATCGGACTGGTTAACCGAAATGATCCCATAGCAGAAAAAACCCTGGACGATTTTTTCAGGATTCTGGCGTGTTTTTGTGGTGATATGGCCATGACCGCCTGGTCGACCGGCGGAGTGTATTTATCCGGCGGGATTTTGCCAAAGTTACAAGAATTTCTGGATATGAAAACATTTCGTGAACGATTTCAGGACAAAGGCCGCTTCACAGAATTCTGCCGCACAGTACCAATAGCCTTGGTCAAGGCCGAACAACCCGGCTTGCTTGGATGTGTTGCAGCAGTGCAAAAAAACCAGGAAAGTTGA
- a CDS encoding cupin-like domain-containing protein, whose translation MTSISKDIFAEINPVPEVILGEDESLDAYFAQRKPFVVRGLVNDWPLVQAGLSSGKAARQYLLNRHQDRPFVISIGPEDAEGRIFYNNDMSMNIQMGRAKLPEIFERMDRIENDEKLPIMYLASIDMQAYFKDLAEANTVDLGARDLIESIWIGTRTRIAAHNDFPDNLACVAVGHRRFTLFPPEQFRNLYLGPVDNTPAGRAVSMVDFHNPDFVKHSKFREAVKHAQVANLSPGDAVFIPSLWWHHVEGLDAFNVLVNYWWRETPKHLGQPQNALNHAMMAIRDLPDDEKKIWRDLFDYYVFNNTDDVVNHIPEFGRGILDTMTAENSSKIRTYLLRALNQ comes from the coding sequence ATGACTAGTATAAGTAAAGATATTTTTGCCGAAATTAATCCAGTCCCTGAAGTAATATTAGGAGAGGACGAATCGCTTGATGCTTACTTTGCACAAAGAAAACCATTTGTTGTCCGGGGTCTGGTCAATGACTGGCCATTGGTGCAGGCGGGGTTAAGCTCGGGTAAGGCTGCACGTCAATACTTGCTTAATCGTCATCAGGATCGGCCTTTCGTGATCTCGATTGGTCCGGAGGATGCGGAAGGACGTATTTTTTACAATAACGACATGTCCATGAATATTCAGATGGGGCGAGCCAAATTGCCTGAGATTTTCGAGCGCATGGACAGGATCGAAAATGATGAAAAGTTGCCAATCATGTATTTGGCCTCGATTGATATGCAAGCCTATTTCAAGGACTTGGCTGAGGCGAATACCGTAGATTTGGGCGCACGCGATCTGATTGAGAGCATCTGGATCGGAACCCGCACACGCATCGCAGCACATAACGACTTTCCTGACAATCTGGCATGTGTGGCGGTTGGGCATCGGCGTTTTACTTTATTTCCGCCAGAGCAATTTCGTAACTTATATCTCGGGCCTGTGGATAATACACCTGCCGGACGTGCGGTCAGTATGGTTGATTTTCATAATCCAGATTTTGTTAAACACTCAAAATTTCGGGAGGCTGTTAAACACGCGCAAGTGGCAAATTTGTCGCCGGGTGATGCGGTTTTTATCCCTAGTTTATGGTGGCATCACGTAGAGGGTCTTGATGCATTTAATGTTTTAGTCAACTACTGGTGGCGTGAAACCCCCAAACACCTTGGGCAACCACAAAATGCCCTGAATCATGCCATGATGGCGATCCGTGATCTGCCAGATGACGAGAAAAAAATCTGGAGAGATCTGTTTGATTACTATGTATTCAATAACACCGATGATGTTGTGAATCACATTCCGGAATTTGGTCGTGGCATACTCGATACCATGACGGCGGAAAATTCTTCCAAAATAAGAACCTATTTATTAAGAGCCTTAAATCAATGA
- a CDS encoding tryptophan 7-halogenase: MSKQIRNVVVVGGGTAGWLAASLIAARHHVADQENGIHITLIESPDIPTVGVGEGTWPTMRKTLKRIGLNEEEFLATCDASFKQGSRFDGWVTGNKDDSYLHPFAALINGPSHDLYRAWKALSADRSFANVMCPQTEVCAQGLAPKQKNSPEYAAALNYAYHLDAVKLAKMLTAHATKNLGVVHIRDHVVEVVGDKDKDISAVKTRENGNIEGDLFIDCTGHRSVLLGQHYGVGFVDKSDILFNDRALTIQVPYADESTQIASQTISTAHDNGWIWDIGLPTRRGIGCVYSSRHCSDDEARSILEQYVRSTGSTIDLDELGVRKLEFPSGYREKFWHRNCVAIGLSAGFLEPLEASALVLVELSAEMLAENFPGDRTVMDILAKRFNALFAYRWERIIDFLKLHYVLSKRENEYWQDHRMLSTIPQRLQELLLLWKQQPPGRDDFSHIDEVFPAASYLYVLYGMGFETTLNSSLKPLKKGEVIKQMQMVEQKIRTLTAVLPTNRSLLTAISKGVTPVKNISERIA; the protein is encoded by the coding sequence ATGTCTAAGCAAATCAGAAATGTAGTGGTGGTAGGCGGCGGTACGGCCGGCTGGCTTGCTGCCTCTCTAATCGCGGCAAGGCATCATGTTGCTGATCAGGAAAATGGTATACACATTACCTTGATCGAATCACCTGATATACCAACTGTTGGGGTCGGAGAAGGCACCTGGCCGACCATGCGTAAAACTCTTAAACGCATAGGACTTAATGAAGAAGAGTTTCTGGCAACCTGTGATGCCTCATTCAAGCAAGGTTCACGCTTCGATGGCTGGGTGACTGGCAATAAAGATGACAGTTATTTGCATCCTTTTGCAGCTTTGATTAATGGGCCATCTCATGATCTTTATCGAGCCTGGAAAGCGCTCTCGGCGGACCGCTCCTTTGCCAATGTAATGTGCCCACAAACAGAAGTTTGCGCACAAGGATTGGCACCAAAACAAAAAAATTCACCCGAATATGCTGCCGCATTAAATTACGCTTATCATTTAGATGCAGTGAAACTGGCTAAAATGCTGACCGCACATGCGACCAAAAATTTGGGCGTTGTGCATATCCGAGATCATGTGGTCGAAGTGGTTGGTGATAAGGACAAAGATATTTCCGCAGTTAAGACCAGGGAAAATGGCAATATTGAGGGCGATCTTTTTATTGATTGTACGGGGCATCGCTCCGTTTTGTTAGGTCAGCACTATGGCGTCGGCTTTGTAGATAAAAGTGATATCCTGTTCAACGATCGCGCTCTGACCATACAAGTCCCGTACGCTGACGAGTCCACTCAGATAGCTTCCCAGACAATATCTACAGCACACGATAATGGTTGGATATGGGACATCGGATTACCAACACGACGCGGAATCGGCTGTGTGTACTCATCACGGCACTGCAGTGATGATGAGGCCAGGTCAATCCTGGAGCAGTATGTTAGATCAACCGGTTCAACAATCGACCTTGATGAGCTGGGTGTGCGTAAACTCGAATTCCCGTCAGGTTATCGTGAGAAATTCTGGCACCGTAATTGTGTTGCCATCGGATTATCTGCCGGATTTTTGGAGCCGCTCGAGGCATCTGCTCTGGTATTGGTGGAATTGTCTGCCGAGATGCTGGCAGAGAATTTTCCCGGTGATCGAACGGTCATGGATATTTTGGCTAAACGATTCAATGCATTGTTCGCTTATCGTTGGGAGCGAATCATTGATTTTTTAAAATTGCATTATGTGCTGAGCAAGCGTGAAAATGAATATTGGCAAGATCACCGCATGTTATCAACGATACCGCAACGTTTACAGGAATTGTTGTTACTCTGGAAGCAGCAACCTCCCGGCCGCGACGATTTTTCCCATATTGATGAGGTATTTCCTGCAGCAAGTTATTTATATGTATTGTATGGTATGGGTTTTGAAACAACTCTCAACAGCTCTCTCAAGCCATTGAAGAAGGGCGAGGTGATAAAACAAATGCAAATGGTAGAGCAAAAAATCAGAACCCTTACGGCGGTTCTGCCAACAAATCGATCACTGCTTACAGCAATCAGTAAAGGAGTCACTCCTGTGAAAAATATTTCAGAGAGGATTGCATAA
- a CDS encoding TonB-dependent receptor translates to MKKTNKLLSVAVATAMGLSVNVSAQDGAEEVTEEVVVTGIRSSLKKSMDIKRDSIGVVDAISAEDIGKFPDTNLAESLQRITGVSIDRSVGEGNSVTVRGFGADFNLVTFNGRQMPTASLGDGASPPSSRSYDFANLASESIAGVEVYKTSNPTVASGGIGSTINIKSARPLEAPGLKWTVGGKGVMDTSQNDSTDTTPEISGFYSNTFADDTFGIAVSGSYQQRKASVNQANVGWRDGYLGDCDFAGEWGALPRAECNSWNQTGLHQNQPGDGDVYAIPQNADYALADIDRERVNGQVVLQYRPSDRLTGTLDYTYSENEIEVRNSSVGIWFNHEFTASAWTDGPVAGPLFYTEIFDFMPWQGGVTDLSYSGSLTSNISENASLGLNLEWEATDNLTLELDYHDSSAESKPNNIYGSNMSVGTTVISLREQSIDFSNDLPLISYIDNGINPEDPANRLASGSAFRNAQFRDDLDQLQLNGRYEVDQDIFAAGAFVDSIDFGVSLINNNVQSTYGFLQTDSWGGLGTPADIPDEIFTFESLPDKFDGIPGANDPGMLQGFYSFNFEQMVDTLEQQFGICSNSWTGTNIEGTCLANPTVDRRIKEETVAAYVQFNNTFDMLGRDANLNIGGRYEETEVTSSALVPIPVGTNWAADNEFFLTFNDPIDLDFTTLNDKYHHFLPSVSFDMMPTEYTKLRAAWSTSITRPTYANLQGGTELATLFRIGGGFGSEGNPGLPPNESKNFDISYEWYYNDDSYISLGYFNKRVDNFVGTDVIKREAFGLTNPAFGPNADFCRAQVGQDSSAIRQCLIDNFDTIGDPADDPVIFDVTIPVTNDETATLEGYEFAFQHNFGDSGFGAIFNYTIVDGDFAYDNTKSYRDSQFTLVGLSDSANLIAFYDKDGIQARLAYNWRDEFLAGNGPNPFYTEAYGQLDANLSYELNDNWIIFAESINLTGEDRRGHRRSDNTVTFSNPGEPRYMIGARYKY, encoded by the coding sequence ATGAAAAAAACCAATAAGTTACTCAGCGTAGCCGTTGCAACCGCAATGGGTCTGAGTGTGAACGTTAGCGCACAAGACGGCGCAGAAGAGGTAACCGAAGAAGTTGTAGTAACTGGTATTCGAAGTTCATTAAAGAAATCAATGGATATCAAACGAGATTCTATCGGTGTTGTCGATGCTATCTCTGCTGAAGATATTGGTAAATTCCCGGATACCAACCTTGCTGAGTCTCTTCAGCGTATAACAGGTGTATCTATTGACCGTTCAGTCGGTGAAGGAAATTCAGTTACAGTCCGAGGTTTTGGTGCGGATTTCAATCTGGTGACATTCAATGGTCGTCAAATGCCAACTGCTTCACTTGGCGACGGTGCAAGTCCTCCATCCAGCCGATCCTACGATTTTGCGAATTTAGCATCTGAAAGTATCGCAGGTGTCGAAGTGTATAAGACCAGTAATCCAACCGTTGCTTCTGGTGGTATTGGTTCAACCATTAATATTAAATCTGCACGACCATTAGAGGCCCCAGGCCTTAAGTGGACTGTCGGTGGTAAGGGTGTGATGGATACATCGCAAAATGACAGCACAGACACCACTCCCGAGATATCAGGATTTTACAGTAACACATTCGCCGATGACACCTTCGGAATTGCTGTCAGCGGAAGTTATCAACAACGTAAGGCAAGTGTAAACCAAGCTAATGTTGGATGGCGTGATGGTTATCTTGGTGATTGCGACTTTGCCGGAGAGTGGGGTGCATTACCTAGAGCGGAATGTAATTCCTGGAACCAGACCGGTCTACACCAAAACCAACCAGGAGATGGGGATGTGTATGCTATACCTCAAAATGCTGACTACGCACTGGCTGATATTGATCGTGAGCGTGTAAATGGTCAAGTTGTATTACAGTATCGTCCATCTGACAGGCTAACAGGTACATTAGACTATACCTATTCCGAGAACGAGATCGAAGTCCGAAACAGTTCTGTTGGAATCTGGTTTAACCATGAATTTACTGCAAGTGCATGGACGGATGGCCCAGTGGCTGGTCCATTGTTCTATACCGAGATTTTCGACTTCATGCCTTGGCAGGGTGGAGTAACTGATCTGTCTTATTCGGGTTCACTTACATCAAACATATCTGAGAATGCATCGTTAGGTTTGAATCTGGAGTGGGAAGCTACTGACAACCTGACTTTGGAACTTGACTACCATGATTCCAGTGCTGAATCTAAACCAAATAATATTTATGGTTCAAATATGTCGGTTGGCACTACTGTAATCAGCCTTAGAGAGCAGTCCATTGACTTTTCAAATGATCTACCACTGATCAGCTATATTGATAACGGTATTAATCCAGAAGATCCTGCAAACCGTCTGGCGTCTGGTAGCGCATTCCGTAATGCACAATTTAGAGATGATCTTGATCAACTGCAGCTGAATGGTCGCTATGAAGTGGATCAGGACATTTTTGCGGCAGGTGCGTTTGTTGACAGCATTGATTTTGGAGTTTCTTTAATAAATAACAATGTTCAATCAACATATGGTTTCTTGCAAACTGATTCATGGGGTGGTCTTGGAACACCGGCGGATATACCCGATGAAATCTTCACATTCGAATCCTTGCCAGATAAATTCGACGGTATTCCAGGTGCAAATGATCCGGGAATGTTACAAGGATTTTATTCCTTCAACTTTGAACAAATGGTTGATACCTTAGAGCAGCAATTCGGTATCTGTTCGAATTCATGGACGGGTACTAATATTGAAGGTACCTGCTTGGCAAACCCAACCGTAGACCGCAGGATCAAAGAGGAAACTGTGGCGGCCTATGTTCAGTTTAATAATACTTTTGACATGCTTGGGCGCGATGCAAACCTCAATATTGGTGGTCGTTACGAAGAAACTGAAGTGACTTCATCGGCACTAGTGCCGATTCCGGTAGGTACAAACTGGGCTGCAGATAATGAGTTTTTCCTTACATTCAATGATCCCATTGACCTGGATTTCACAACATTGAATGATAAATACCATCATTTTCTGCCTTCGGTCTCGTTTGATATGATGCCGACTGAATACACCAAACTTCGGGCAGCATGGAGCACCTCAATTACTCGTCCTACATACGCCAATTTACAAGGTGGTACAGAATTGGCAACCTTGTTCCGTATCGGCGGTGGATTTGGGAGCGAAGGCAATCCAGGATTGCCGCCAAACGAATCCAAGAACTTCGATATATCTTATGAGTGGTATTACAATGATGACAGTTATATCTCGCTTGGCTACTTTAATAAGAGAGTAGATAATTTTGTTGGTACAGATGTAATCAAACGGGAAGCTTTTGGTTTGACAAATCCGGCTTTTGGTCCTAATGCTGATTTTTGTCGTGCCCAAGTGGGGCAAGACAGTTCTGCCATACGCCAGTGTTTGATTGATAACTTTGATACTATCGGTGATCCTGCAGATGATCCTGTGATTTTTGATGTAACAATTCCAGTTACCAACGACGAGACTGCAACCTTGGAAGGATATGAGTTTGCTTTTCAGCATAACTTTGGGGATAGCGGATTTGGTGCAATCTTTAACTACACAATCGTAGATGGAGATTTTGCTTACGACAATACTAAGTCATATAGAGATAGTCAGTTTACTCTGGTCGGCCTGAGTGACAGTGCAAACTTGATCGCGTTCTACGACAAGGACGGCATACAAGCACGTTTGGCTTACAACTGGAGAGACGAGTTTCTTGCTGGCAATGGTCCTAATCCATTCTACACCGAGGCATATGGGCAGCTGGATGCCAACTTAAGTTATGAGCTTAATGATAACTGGATCATATTTGCAGAAAGTATTAACTTGACTGGCGAGGATCGACGCGGTCATCGCAGAAGTGACAATACCGTGACTTTCTCCAATCCGGGAGAGCCACGCTATATGATAGGTGCTCGTTATAAGTATTAA